The Erinaceus europaeus chromosome 6, mEriEur2.1, whole genome shotgun sequence sequence TCCTTCTTAGGTGAAGTTCTGAGGCCCGAGGGCCAGCCTTTACCTGGAACGGATGTTTGAGGAGAGAACACATTCATCCAATTGACATTGGGAACAAGAGGGCTGCCCTCCCTCCCAGACCTGTTAGAAGGCAGACATTTAACTGTTTCCAGTCTGTCAATTGAGATGGTCCCAGTGCACAGACAGGCTGTGTGCTCTGGAAGTGGCCAGCTCATAGCAGGACATCCTGCACCTTTATTCCATCTGCTCCCTGAATTTCTGTGAGTAACAGGAAACTGCATAGACATTACTCTGAGTGCACATGCAGTGTCAGCTCCATAGCAGGAGAAGGAACAAGAGCACAGACATTCCAGTGAGCAGAGCGCCAGTAACATAACTTCTCCATCTAAACAAGCCACCAAGATTCCAGGTCCCCATTTAATGTTTTCTGTATAAATATGTAGATgatgggaattgggcggtggcacagcaggttaagcgcacatggcacgaagtgcaaggaccggcataaggatcccggttcgtgccctcggttccccacctgcaggggagtcacttcataggtggtgaagcaggtctgcaggtgtctctctttctctcccccctcctgtcttccttatctctctccatttctctctgtcctatctaacaacgatgacaccagtaacaacaacaactacaacaataaaaaagcaagggcagcaagagggaaaataaataaataatctgtagGTGATAAGCAATATCTGAAATGTGTTTAGAATTATTagcaaggggtcaggtggtggtgcacctggctgagtcaTCACAATACAGTAGACAAGCATCTGGGTTccagctctatttttttttactttttaaaaatattttagttagttattttcctttttttgttgcccttgtttttatcattgttgtggttattattattgttgttattgatgttgtcgttgttggataggacagagagaaatggagagaggagggaaagacagagagggggagagaaagatagacacctgcagacctgcttcaaagcctgtgaagcgactcccctgcaggtggggagccgggggctcgaatgtgaatcctcacgccggtcctcgagttttgcaccatgtgcgcttaacctgctgcactacagcccgacccccaggttcaagttcttgatcccacctgtaggggagaagcttcctgaactatgaagcagtactacaggtgtttgTTTCTCTTACCTCCCTCTCTACAACTCccttacctcttaatttctcactgtctctgtatggttatatataaataaatgtatattgtatttaaaaagaattatcagGGGagccgggtagtagtgcagcatgtaaagcgcacgtggcagaaagcgcaaggaccagtctaaggatactggttcgagtccctggctcctcacctgcatgggatgaaacaggtctgcagatgtctctttcttttcccctctctgtcttcccctcctccctttctctctgtcctatctaacaacgatgacatcagtaacaacaactttaataactacgacaaaaaaggtcaacaaaagggaaaataaataaataaatataaaatttttttaaagggagtcaggcagtagtgcagtgggttaagcgcaggtggcgcaaagctcaaagaccggagtaaggatcccggttcgagcccccagttccgacctgtaggggagtcgcttcacaagtggtgaagcaggtctgcaggtgtctgtcttactctccccctctttgtctccccctcctctctccatttctctctgtcctatctaacagtgacgacatcaacaacaacaacaataataactacaacaataaaacaagggcaacaaaaggaaataaatatttttttaaattttaagaaagaattatCAGTATCATTAAAATAACATGTACATGGGAATTGCTCACATCTTATGCAATGAGataaaagcagaaaatcaattgctggggctgggtggtggcacacccacttgagcacacgttacagtgctcttGGACATtttttgagccccagttcccacctgcaggagaaaaactttgcaaatggtgaagaaagtttgcaggtgcctttctgtttctttcactctctatgtccttcttccctcttgatttctgactgtctctagtaaGTAAATTAAGAAAATCCAAAaagtaggagaagaagaaggaggaggaggagaaggaggagaagaagaagaagaaagaggaagaggaagaggaagaggaagaggaagaagaagaagaagaagaaggggaaggggaaggggaaggggaaggcggagtcgggcggtggcacagcaggtaaagtgcacgtggtgcaaagcgcaagaaccagcgtaaggatcctgattcaagcccccggctccccaccagcaggggagtcgcttcacaggcagtgaagcaggtctgcaggtgtctgtctttctcttcccctttctgtcttcccctcctctctccatttctctctgtcctatccaacaatgatgacatcaataaccacaacaatgttaaacaacaggggcaacaaaagggaaaatagataaataaataaattttaaaaagaaagccacTAGATACCATTAATAACACATAAAAGTTTAACcacaaattcatttaaaaaagaagaagaaagaggaggaggaggagaaggagaaggaggagatcaGTTGCAGTGTGATTACTGAATCTTCTGTTTttcgtttttttcttttctagagcagtaatcagctctggcttatggtagtgcaggggatcaaCTCTGGGACTTTGGGTAtgagattctttttgcataaccattatgctatcaacacaCACCCCTGTCTGTCTTCTTAAACCAGTTAACTCTTAATTTCTATCACAAGAGCAGCAGTAGTATCCTTAGTGACTGCACAACTAGGCAGGCTGATTTCTCCCTTTCCTAGCTAACCCCACAGTTAGCCCTGGTCTTCCTGCTAGACTAAACTAGACTTAGCTCAGGCTGTGATAGCAGAGGCAGAGAACAACTGAATGCCggccacattattattattttattttttttataagattgcctttttaaaatttttatttattcccgtttgttgcccttgttgttttattgttgtagttactattgttgtagttgatgtcatcgttgttggacaggacagagagaagagggaaagagggggagggaaagagacacctactgggatccttacgcaggtccttgtgctttgcgccaagtgtgcttaacctgctgcgctaccgccagactccctattttttttaatcattattattatctttatttattggatagagacagccagaaatagaatgggtaggggagatagaggagagagtaagagagacacctgaagacctgcttcactgcttgtaaagctttccccctgcaggtagggactaggggcttgaacctgggtccttcagagCACTACAACATGcacgctcaaccaggtctgccaccacccagccccagccacaTTCTTTTTTGCATCATGTGACAGTGTCTAGAAACAAGAGGGTGTGAAAGCAATACTCCTATGCTACCAAAAGTACCACGTGCGGTAAAGGCAGCAGGAATTGAGCACAGGCTCAATGTCCATATAGTGGAGACcaatctgtctctgtccttcatgGATAGATGAGGGAATACTCACAGGCAGCAGGATGCTCTTCACCGTGGAAAGGGAAGGAGATGCTGCCATTTGTGATCGTGTGGTTGGACTTGAGTGCATGGCTGAGTGAGGTGAGTCAGAGAATGCATCTGTTGAGGGCACATGATCATattccagtgctcaaggacccaggttcgagcccccagtccccacctgcgggggtaaagctttgcaagtggtgaagcagtattgcaggtgtctctctccctctctatttcccctatcTTCTCAATTCatgtctatccaagaaataaatagactttcatcatcatcatcatcatcatcatcatcatcatcatcatcatagtaataataacagctacaacaatggaGAGCATGTATTCACAGAGTCTGAGAACCACTCAGGAAAGTGCTACTTGTTAGAGGGGAGGTGAAAAGGGTGGGGAACTGTGTCCCATACAGACTCTGAGTTCCAAGGAAGCTCTGGGGGTGATGTATGACTTGGGACAATGTCAGCATCATCTAAAACATGTGAGACCAGCCTCCGGAATTCTGTGGAGTCTGACTGTCCAATTCATTGTGCTCATTCTTCCAGGTTcccaggcttctctctctctctcttgagccTCTGGACACCAGGCAAGACTGGAGATCTTTCCTCAGGTGGGTCTGTGGGAACTTCTGCGAGTCCCCTCACTTCACTGTCCTCCAGCCTCTGATGCTGCCTCTTCAGAGCCATTATGAAGGAGCACCACCTGATTTTGCTTTGTTCACATTTATGTTTCCATAGCTGCCAGGTCTATCGCTGGAATAatacaatcttatttattttatttaaaattttttaaaaaaatatttatttttccttttgttggccttgtggttttttattgttgttgtaattattattgttgttgttattgatgtcgttgttgttggataggacagagagaactggagagaggaagggaagacaagagagggggaaagaaagagagacacctgcagacctgcttcactgcctgtgaagcgactcccctgcaggtggggagccgggggctcgaaccgagatccttacgctggtccttgtgcttcatgctatgtgcgcttaacatgctgcgctatcgcccgacttcctacaattttatttttagttttttacttTGGCATGTTTGATTCAGGgaaggacttttcttttttcaaagtcAACAAGTGCTGGACAAAACAATAACTCTAAGCTGTTTgtctccttcatttatttatttaaattgagagtggaggggagacaaatagagagacagagagacacctggagcactgcttcaccactcctgaagctctccccctgcaggtgggaatcaggggcttgaactgttcTCACCTTCTTAGGTGCAGTTCTGAGAGCAGAAGGCCAGGCTTTACCTGGAATGGATACTTAGGAGAGAGCACATTGATCTTGGGAACAAGAGGGCTACCCTCCCTTCCATGGCCTATTTAAAGATAAACAATGAACTGTTCCCAGTTTGCCAAACAATTGAGAAGATTAGGATACTGAAACAATTGAAAAGATCAGGATACTCCAACAGAAAGTGGCAGGTCATAGCAAGGCATCCTCCTCTGGATCCGGTTGGGGGGCTTGAACACCGGGCCTTGCACTTGataagtaacatgtgcactctatggtGGGTGTGTCAACTCcacctgattttattttattttattttattttattttattttattttattttattttattttatgttttaccagagcactgttcagctctggcttatggtggtgcagaggattgaacctgggactttggagccttgggcatgagagtccgtttgcataaccattatgctatctactctctgcccaacaccacctgatttaaaaaaaaaatttttaagaactattttttatttattttccctttagttgcccttgttgttttagtgttcatgtagttaatgtcattgttgttggataggacagaggagaactggagagaggaggggaagacagagagggggagagaaagctagatacctgcagacctgcttcaccgcctgtgaagtgactcccctgcaggtggggagccgggggctctaaccgggatctttacgctctggtccttgtgctttgagccactaccccgcagtgctaccacctgatccccacaTCACCTGATTTTAAATGATCCGCTCTTTTCCTCTAAATGGTGTACaagtgcttgagaatccagctcTATCTTCCAGGAAGCCTCTGACCAGGAAGGTTCCATGTAACCCAGGACATAGTGGCCTTGGTTTCTTCTACCACAAAAGGAGCCCCAGCTGATATTGGGGGCCAGGCCCATGGGATCCTGAATGTTAGACCCACTCTCATGGGAAATAATAGCTAAGGGGCCGAGAGAGGCCAGGGCTCTCTGCTGTCCAAATCTGTGTCCCTCTACCACATGGCagatttttcagtgtctctcgtctctctttttctgaaagaaaaagcaaCATGAAGAAGTGAAAATGCACATGGCCAGGGTTCAGTtttaccaaaaaataaataaataaataacaatagtgTTACTGTTTGTCAATGAACACTAGCATCTGACATAGGAGATAGGTAACTCTAGGGAGTTATTCTCCAAGGTGTTCAGTGTAGACTTTTGCAAGGTTCAATGCACATTGTATGGGGGCCTCTGCTCAAGATGTGTGGAGAGCCCCCAGTCGGGATCTCAGCTGGGACCCATCTAATCCAGCTAGGAGAGGGTGGAGTATCCCTACCTCCCACTTTCACACCAAGTGAGGGGAGGGGTGACAAACTGGGATTCTCATCTGGGACACTTCTTACCCAGACCCCCCACTAATCCCCTACTAATCCCCTGGGGCCCTGGTGCAGGAAGGAGAAATCCCCAGCatgtctcctcttctttctctgctgCAAACACAGGGCTCATCTATGCTGAGGACCCTGGgcctagaaggtctggcttttgacAATTGTGTGAAACCACCAGGTCAGGTTTTTAAGGTGGCATTGATTGGGTTAAGAGGCAGACATAAAACATGTGCAAGCATCACCCTCACGGGTGACTGTCAGCATGGCAAACCCTTGAAGGATCGTCTTCTGAGAGGTGGGGTACTAAGGCAGCCTTGACACCTTTACATTCCCAGAGGGGCAAGTTTTGGGAAAGGCTAACGTCAGGGTCTGGAATGAAGACCAAAGGACCTCACAGTCCTTTGTCTGGTTATGCTTCATGGTGACTGCTTGATCCAGACTGAGATTTTCCTGTGGCTTGTTTTTTCTTAacgtttatttattagtgagactgagaaagaaagacaacaagagcaTCAGTCAGGTACAcaaaatgccagggattgaatttaggatttcATGTTTGAGAGCCCCACTCTTTACCCACTACACAACCTACCaggctttttttgttgctgttgctcttgttgtctttttattgttgttgtagttattgttgttgtttttgatgtcgtcgttgttggataggacagagaaaaatggagagaggaggggaagacagagagggggagagaaagatagacacctgcagatctgcttcaaagcctgtgaagcgactcctctgcaggtggggaacttggggctctaactgggatccttacgccggtccctgtgcttagtcccatgtgtgcttaacccgctgtgctaccacctgactccctttctccatttttttctttttcttttcttttcttttcttttcttttcttttcttttcttttcttttcttttcttttcttttctttttttttcttttcttttcttttcttttttattcccttttgttgcccttgttgttttattgttgtagttattattgttgtcattgttggataggacagagagaaatggagagaggaggggaagacagatagggggagagaaagacagacacctgcagacctgcttcaccacctgtgaagcgactcccctgcaggtagggagccggggttcgaaccgggatccttatgccggtccttgtgctttgcaccacctgtgcttaacccgctgcgctacagcccgactccccatttttttttctatctctccagggttatggctggggctcggtgctggcgctACAAATACAttgttcctgatggccattttttccattttattggatagaacagagagaaattgtgggggggggtacactgagaggaagagagaagacagacacctgaagacctgcttcactgcttgcaaagattTCTCCTtagagatggggagctggggctcaaacctggatcctttaccagattcttgtacttcatactatgtgcccagcccctttatttatttactagtgataagaccagagcactgcttatctctgcttTAAGGTGTTGGGGGAGATCAAATTtcagattttgaagcctcaggcaaaaaGTAATTTTTGCATCATAATTATGATATTCCTCATGCCCcattctttatttataatttgACCAAAGCACATCTCATCTCTGGTTCTTGGTCTCAGGATCAAACCCAGTGCAGCAAGTCCTGTGTGTGTTGTTGAATGACTTCCCTGTTCCCGGTAGACTTGGCACCTttttcttaacacacacacacacacacacacacacacacacacacacacacacacacacacacacaccgagaaagagagacacctgcagacctgcttcaccacttgtgaagaaaatACATGCAGAATTTGTTGTTGCAAGGCTGGGTTTATTCATCACCAGATCACAAACTGCAGGTGCAGAGAGCAGAGTGGGTGGAAGCAAAGCTGGGGGCACATGTGTGACTTCCCTGAACCCACCGTgaggaggggcagggcaggggtgcaGTCAGGGCAGCAGGCAGAGCAGAGGCCAAGGTAGGGGCAGGGGTGTCACGGGTGGCAGACACTCCCGGAAGCTCACACTCTGTGGATCTTGTGAGGCTCCACAAAGCGGTCCAACTGGTCCAGGTGAGGCCACCACTGGGACAGAAAGAGCTGGGTGATGGTCCTGAGCCAGGGGGCCACCTTGACCTCCCCGTGCTCCCCCTGCTGCAGCAGCTCCTCTAGCTCCTCCCTGCTGACATAGCGGAAGCTCTTGACCTCGTTGATGTCTGGCTGGATGCTCACGTTCTTGCGCACCAGCAGAAGGTGGCAGATTTCATGTTCTCCCCAGACGCTGTCAAACCGGGCCTTGTGGTGGAAGGTGGTCATGAACATCACGTCCTCTGGCGAGATCTGGGCACAGGCAGGGAGGCAGCGTGAGACGAGGCCGAGGAGAACACCCATTGGTGGGCACAGACAGAGTGGACATGGCTGCTCACTCCAGGGATCTGCCCCCACCTTCCTCTCAGCCACTCGCACAGCCTGGAGCCCCAGGAGCTCCCTGGCTTCCAATAAGCCTGTCTGTGCCTCCAGGAGAGCAGCaccagggccaggagatagcttacccttAGAGTGTGCTGCCTATGAGtacgaggtcctgggttcaagtcctggcactacAGGGGAGAGTCATGGGAGGAgcactgggggagctccatggactgaagagcagtgctgtggtctctctctctctctctctctctctctctctctctttctctccctgtctctttgcctccagggttatcgcttgggctcagtacgggcactatgtatccactgctcctggctccattttttcccatttttctggataggacagagagaaattgagagggaatagagggggtgagagggagagaaagacagatacctatcttgtgaagcaccccctgcaggtggggatatgggggctccaacctggatctctGTGCTCAGTGCTATGTGGGCTTAGTGGgttgcaccaacacctggcccatgggactctctctctctatctctctgctgcTTTCCAAAAACGAAGAATAGGAGGTGAGGCAGCCATGCATCTGGTTGAACTCACACAtcgagcccttgttccccaccccAAGAAGATGTTTCCTGagaggttaagcaggtctgcaggcatctctctgtgatCTCTTGAACGTAcatactgagccccagctcccctcccaTGGAATacacttcttgagcagtgaagcaggtgtacaggtgtgtgtctctctccctccctctctatttccaactcctctctcgatttctctctgtcctgtcaaataaagttgaaaaaatggGTGTCGGGAGGTATGTATTAGTAGTGCCATCACTAAGCTCACCCGACCTCCCCACAGCAGGAAAaacttggtggcaataaacataATCAAACGCACCACAAACTAAGAAATTACTTTCAGCAGCCTCAGCCCTGTGAGGAATGGCTGATGGTCAGCACAGCCTCCTGCCTGTCAGCTCCTTCTGAGGGGCAGCCgggggcgggtgtgtgtgtgtgtgtgtgtgtgtgtgtgtgtgtgtgtgtgtgtgtgtgtgtgtaggtgggggGGACTGGGGTGGAGACCACatactctctgtctccatcacccCAGATGGCGGCCCTCTCAGTGCCCCACAGGGCACAGCCTGGCCCAGGGATAGGGTACCTGCTCAGGGGGGATCCCCAGCTCAGCCTTCATTCTCCTCACAGCTGCACGCCTTGCCCCCAGGGCATCTTTCTCTTCCAGTTCTTCCGGGATGTTCAGGGGGtggctgga is a genomic window containing:
- the LOC103116053 gene encoding isopentenyl-diphosphate delta-isomerase 2-like isoform X2 — protein: MAAATTTQAPAELSWVDERQRQRLNEMLIVVDRDNRVLGADTKRNCHLNENIDRGLLHRAFSVVLFNTDNRFLIQQRADTKVTFPGYFSESCSSHPLNIPEELEEKDALGARRAAVRRMKAELGIPPEQISPEDVMFMTTFHHKARFDSVWGEHEICHLLLVRKNVSIQPDINEVKSFRYVSREELEELLQQGEHGEVKVAPWLRTITQLFLSQWWPHLDQLDRFVEPHKIHRV
- the LOC103116053 gene encoding isopentenyl-diphosphate delta-isomerase 2-like isoform X1 — protein: MVLLRIEPGTSESQCRPAMAAATTTQAPAELSWVDERQRQRLNEMLIVVDRDNRVLGADTKRNCHLNENIDRGLLHRAFSVVLFNTDNRFLIQQRADTKVTFPGYFSESCSSHPLNIPEELEEKDALGARRAAVRRMKAELGIPPEQISPEDVMFMTTFHHKARFDSVWGEHEICHLLLVRKNVSIQPDINEVKSFRYVSREELEELLQQGEHGEVKVAPWLRTITQLFLSQWWPHLDQLDRFVEPHKIHRV